In Silene latifolia isolate original U9 population chromosome X, ASM4854445v1, whole genome shotgun sequence, the following proteins share a genomic window:
- the LOC141621575 gene encoding protein DETOXIFICATION 29-like: MQILRKLSLRGNIVKRYVSETKKIWYLSGPAFFTLLCQYSLGAITQTFLGRLGTLQLAAFAIENNLIANFSFGVLLGMGSALETLCGQAFGAGQEHILGIYMQRSWVILNATSIILLFLYIFATPFLKLIHQSPEIAEPAGKLALLMIPQLFAYAMNFPLAKFLQAQSKVMVMAAISAVAVIFHIFFSWLVILRFKWGVVGAAVVLNCSWWIIVVGQFVYVLSGRCGGSWTGFSSKAFTNLWGYVKLSLASALMLCLEVWYYAAVIMIAGYLKNTKISVDALSISLSLVGWTTMLTLGFYTSVSVRVSNELGAGQPQAAKFAVKVAVLTSFSVGFLVSFFLLMLQRQYPLVFTNSKEVQEFVRKLTLPLVLSIIINSIQPVLSGVAIGAGWQALVAYVNIGCYYLVGVPLGIILGFKLHKGVKGIWYGMLIGSTVQTFIIFLLTYRTNWNKEVSVAGERLKQYGEPNDGNGVEENVTREMGPQRAMDDSSLELQAQST, encoded by the exons ATGCAAATATTAAGGAAGTTGAGTTTGAGAGGGAATATTGTAAAGAGATATGTGTCCGAGACTAAGAAAATATGGTACTTGTCTGGACCGGCCTTCTTCACCCTCCTATGCCAGTACTCACTCGGCGCCATCACTCAAACCTTCCTCGGTCGCCTTGGCACTCTCCAGCTCGCCGCCTTCGCCATCGAAAACAACCTCATTGCCAACTTCTCCTTCGGTGTCTTG CTAGGCATGGGAAGTGCCTTAGAGACACTATGTGGACAAGCATTTGGTGCAGGCCAAGAACACATACTAGGAATCTACATGCAAAGGTCATGGGTAATCCTCAATGCAACTTCCATCATCTTACTTTTCCTTTATATATTTGCTACTCCATTTCTCAAGCTCATTCACCAATCTCCTGAGATCGCCGAGCCAGCCGGGAAATTAGCCCTTCTCATGATTCCTCAATTGTTTGCCTATGCCATGAACTTTCCTTTAGCAAAGTTCTTGCAGGCTCAGAGCAAGGTTATGGTCATGGCCGCCATATCGGCTGTCGCCGTAATTTTTCACATATTTTTTAGCTGGTTGGTGATATTAAGGTTCAAGTGGGGTGTGGTGGGGGCCGCAGTGGTGCTTAACTGCTCATGGTGGATCATTGTGGTGGGTCAGTTTGTTTATGTGTTGAGTGGCAGGTGTGGTGGCTCTTGGACTGGCTTCTCTTCTAAGGCCTTTACTAATCTTTGGGGTTATGTTAAGTTGTCCCTCGCCTCAGCTCTCATGCTTTG TTTAGAGGTGTGGTATTATGCAGCAGTAATTATGATAGCAGGATATCTGAAGAATACAAAGATATCTGTGGATGCCTTGTCAATAAG CCTGAGCTTAGTAGGTTGGACAACAATGTTGACTCTTGGATTTTACACCAGTGTAAG TGTTAGAGTGTCGAATGAGCTTGGAGCCGGACAGCCACAAGCTGCAAAATTTGCAGTTAAGGTAGCAGTTTTGACATCCTTTTCTGTGGGGTTTCTTGTCTCGTTCTTCCTCCTAATGCTACAAAGGCAGTACCCGTTGGTGTTCACCAACAGCAAAGAGGTGCAGGAGTTTGTCCGTAAGCTCACCCTCCCACTCGTCTTATCCATCATCATTAACAGCATTCAGCCTGTTCTTTCAG GTGTAGCAATAGGTGCAGGATGGCAAGCTTTGGTGGCTTATGTTAACATTGGGTGTTATTATTTGGTCGGTGTACCTTTGGGGATCATTCTAGGTTTCAAGCTGCATAAGGGCGTCAAG GGGATTTGGTATGGAATGTTAATCGGGAGTACAGTTCAGACTTTCATCATTTTCCTGCTAACCTACAGAACCAACTGGAACAAAGAG GTGTCAGTAGCTGGAGAAAGGCTAAAACAATACGGAGAGCCTAACGATGGTAATGGTGTCGAGGAAAATGTCACGAGGGAGATGGGACCTCAAAGAGCAATGGACGATAGTTCGTTGGAACTACAAGCTCAATCTACTTGA